In a genomic window of Acropora muricata isolate sample 2 chromosome 2, ASM3666990v1, whole genome shotgun sequence:
- the LOC136893317 gene encoding uncharacterized protein: MAIFQVFSSNSVPRKLDSSWSWLVCVCATITWASTLGLVFSFGVFLPVFMDYFNSSREVTACVGSVGIAMTFISGLFSNYLVTRFGCRVTSLIGGSISAVSLLVSSFVSNLFLLFFTYSFLFGIGCSCTFSAGMIVINQYFNKRQAIAIGLLNIGIGGGILIMGPTLQALIEANGWRATCRIMAGVAIASHSLAVTFDPNVERNEETTPEEAAKRERNNGSVGSKIKEVFDLSIWKEPPVIAFILPSCFLSFGHFVPPIHLIRYCKELGIAAEKGAKLFIVLGSCSCVARLLAGFACNHPRVDTFRVYQVGQFAAGLSAILMTVAPTFKTLSACVALYGLGDGLFYTSFSCLVFSVSPQKSAAVLGWQMMTEALFMASGPTLAGLLADELGSYSVPFRVAGSITLSGAFIPLMLLCYRRPDSSSYMPRSEEAEKLLKDTSSRNGAFYSRIFLAVFMAHVRAYRETAVIESVQFRSFNRTRATSLIRIVSLLDSMAILFSISSSPRKPDSLWSWLVCVCATVSWISSLGFLYSYAIFLPVFMDYFNASREIAALVGSVAIALTFFAGLFSTSLVTWFGCRVTALMGGAICVVTLTISSFVGNIFLLLFTYGVLFGFGCSCVFAAGIMVIELYFTRRQSIAAGILTAGIGTGILIMGPILEELTRVTNWQTTFRIMAGVNLLVSLGALTFDPNVEKDQEKVPSKDEDMEKENTEREKGSVVSEMQSVFDVSVWKEPRVLALFLPEFFVGLGHFVPQIHMVRYCNELGISSQKAATLLVFRGLCSAACRLLAGFVCNHPKVDTFYVFQAAEFTAGLSAMFMTVAPTFTSLIACNIVYGIADGFFFTCVNCLVLTVSPMKTAAVLGWEMMITSIFVASGPPLAGLLADKLGSYKLPFRLAGGITLVGAFIPFMLLCYRSESQHGDDLQAEEEKKKLLN; this comes from the exons ATGGCCATTTTTCAGGTATTTTCTTCCAACAGTGTTCCTCGGAAACTTGACAGTTCGTGGTCATGGTTGGTTTGTGTTTGCGCCACAATAACCTGGGCCTCCACACTCGGGCTTGTTTTCAGCTTTGGCGTTTTTCTGCCAGTTTTTATGGATTATTTTAACTCATCCAGAGAGGTTACAG CATGTGTTGGATCTGTGGGTATAGCAATGACGTTTATCAGCGGGCTTTTCTCAAACTACTTGGTTACCCGCTTCGGATGTCGTGTAACATCTCTCATTGGTGGATCGATTAGTGCTGTCAGCTTACTGGTTAGCTCTTTTGTGAGCAATTTATTTCTTCTCTTCTTCACCTACAGCTTCTTGTTTGGCATCGGTTGCAGTTGCACCTTTTCCGCTGGCATGATTGTAATTAACCAGTATTTCAACAAAAGGCAAGCAATCGCAATCGGGCTGTTAAATATTGGGATTGGAGGAGGGATCCTGATAATGGGCCCCACGTTACAGGCCCTAATAGAAGCCAATGGGTGGAGGGCCACTTGTCGAATAATGGCAGGGGTCGCGATTGCCTCCCACTCTCTTGCAGTAACATTTGACCCCAACGTCGAGAGAAATGAAGAGACAACTCCGGAAGAAGCAGCCAAGAGAGAGAGGAACAATGGTAGTGTTGGTTCGAAAATCAAGGAAGTATTTGATTTGTCAATTTGGAAAGAACCTCCAGTTATTGCGTTTATCCTTCCGAGTTGTTTCTTGTCGTTTGGTCATTTTGTTCCTCCGATTCACTTG ATTCGCTATTGTAAGGAGCTTGGAATTGCAGCTGAAAAAGGAGCAAAACTATTTATAGTTCTGGGTTCGTGTTCTTGTGTCGCTCGTCTGCTGGCTGGGTTCGCGTGCAATCATCCGAGAGTCGACACTTTCAGGGTTTATCAAGTGGGGCAGTTTGCAGCTGGTCTTAGCGCAATCCTCATGACTGTAGCACCGACATTCAAGACGCTCTCCGCCTGCGTGGCTTTGTATGGGCTCGGTGATGGTTTATTCTACACCAGCTTTAGTTGTCTCGTTTTTAGTGTCAGTCCGCAGAAATCTGCTGCTGTGCTTGGGTGGCAAATGATGACCGAGGCGTTATTCATGGCAAGCGGTCCTACTTTAGCAG GTTTGCTGGCAGATGAGCTGGGTTCCTATTCAGTACCCTTCCGCGTGGCCGGCAGTATCACACTTTCTGGTGCCTTCATTCCGCTTATGCTGTTATGTTACAGAAGACCTGATTCTAGTTCCTACATGCCACGAAGTGAAGAGGCGGAAAAACTTCTGAAGGACACCTCTTCGCGAAACGGCGCATTTTACTCGAGGA TTTTTCTAGCTGTTTTTATGGCTCATGTTAGAGCCTACAGAGAAACTGCAG TTATTGAAAG TGTTCAATTTCGAAGTTTTAACCGAACACGTGCTACTTCCTTAATAAGGATTGTATCATTATTGGACTCCATGGCCATTTTATTTTCCATATCTAGCTCTCCACGCAAACCTGATAGCTTGTGGTCATGGTTGGTTTGTGTTTGCGCTACAGTGTCGTGGATTTCATCGCTGGGATTTCTTTACAGCTATGCAATTTTTCTACCAGTTTTTATGGACTACTTTAACGCCTCTAGGGAAATTGCAG CGTTGGTTGGTTCTGTGGCCATTGCACTAACTTTTTTCGCTGGTCTTTTCTCAACGTCACTGGTCACGTGGTTTGGATGTCGCGTCACTGCTCTCATGGGAGGAGCAATCTGTGTTGTAACCTTGACAATCAGTAGCTTTGTTGGCAATATTTTCCTTCTCCTCTTTACCTACGGCGTCCTCTTTGGTTTTGGTTGTAGTTGTGTGTTTGCTGCTGGAATCATGGTGATAGAATTGTATTTTACGAGGAGACAGTCAATTGCAGCGGGAATATTGACTGCAGGGATTGGCACCGGGATCTTAATAATGGGGCCCATTTTAGAGGAACTAACAAGGGTTACTAACTGGCAGACAACATTTCGTATCATGGCGGGAGTTAATCTTCTGGTGTCCTTGGGTGCATTAACCTTTGATCCAAACGTAGAGAAAGACCAGGAGAAAGTTCCTTCCAAAGATGAGGATATGGAAAAGGAAAATACAGAAAGAGAAAAGGGAAGCGTTGTTTCAGAAATGCAAAGCGTGTTTGATGTATCAGTATGGAAAGAGCCGCGTGTCCTCGCACTTTTTCTTCCCGAGTTCTTTGTAGGATTAGGTCATTTCGTTCCTCAAATTCATATG GTTCGCTACTGCAATGAATTAGGAATTTCATCTCAAAAAGCAGCAACTCTGCTAGTCTTCAGAGGTTTATGCTCCGCCGCTTGTCGACTGCTTGCTGGCTTTGTCTGCAATCATCCAAAAGTGGATACTTTCTACGTTTTCCAAGCAGCAGAATTTACAGCTGGTTTGAGCGCCATGTTTATGACCGTGGCTCCCACTTTTACATCGCTAATTGCCTGCAATATCGTTTACGGGATCGCTGATGGATTCTTTTTTACCTGTGTGAACTGCCTCGTTCTCACTGTGAGTCCGATGAAAACTGCTGCTGTGCTGGGCTGGGAAATGATGATAACATCGATATTTGTGGCCAGCGGTCCCCCATTGGCAG GTTTGTTAGCAGACAAGCTCGGGTCCTATAAGTTGCCTTTCCGCTTAGCCGGTGGAATAACTTTGGTCGGAGCCTTCATTCCCTTTATGTTGCTCTGTTATAGAAGCGAATCTCAACATGGCGACGATTTACAAGCAgaggaagaaaagaagaaactTTTGAATTGA
- the LOC136896948 gene encoding monocarboxylate transporter 4-like: MTLPKSRKRVDSAWSWLVCFCSTIIIALTLGTALNFGILFPVLMAYFQETRERTAWVGSIGLSLIFALGPVTGMMVNRFGCRVTTIVGGLFCICGLSVSSLAFNMAIMYVTYSILFGLGGSFLFVSCYVVTSQYFEKKRSLATGIVASGSGIGVIAVAPILQKLLNSFGWQKTYLITAGIFALPCVLGITFKPLVLERKRTELVEENQELEIANEEDEKEMEQPKRRLLDFSPLKERMFVVLTFCHMLNNLGHGTPRFHLVKFSEDLNVSADAAMRLFIYIGITTFVGRLLSGFLCNIPCVNPVYVFMFGLIIEGSSQIYLSQAKAYTDLIAFSLLYGMADGVVFGTFYICILNSVEASRKAAAFGLSALCYAPIIATGPALAGFMTDHLHSYIPSFILGAVVAYTAAALLLILLCNKKQTQRFEAVEENDDHESVDRKDEILEETIL; encoded by the exons ATGACTCTCCCAAAATCTCGAAAGCGAGTGGACAGCGCTTGGTCGTGGCTGGTTTGTTTCTGTTCCACGATTATCATAGCGCTCACACTTGGCACCGCGTTAAATTTTGGAATTCTCTTTCCAGTTTTGATGGCATATTTCCAAGAGACACGTGAACGAACAG CATGGGTTGGATCAATTGGGCTGTCGTTAATTTTCGCACTTGGCCCTGTTACTGGGATGATGGTCAATCGATTTGGCTGCCGAGTAACCACCATCGTTGGTGGCTTATTCTGTATCTGTGGCCTCTCCGTCTCATCCCTTGCATTTAATATGGCCATCATGTATGTGACTTACAGCATCTTGTTTGGACTGGGAGGCAGCTTTCTGTTTGTGTCATGTTATGTGGTAACGTCGCAATACTTTGAGAAGAAGCGTTCCCTAGCTACTGGCATCGTTGCATCAGGGAGTGGAATTGGTGTCATTGCTGTAGCGCCAATTCTTCAAAAATTGCTTAATTCCTTTGGTTGGCAGAAGACTTACCTCATAACTGCTGGGATTTTTGCCTTACCCTGTGTACTGGGTATCACTTTTAAACCTCTGGTTTTAGAAAGAAAGCGAACTGAACTTGTGGAGGAAAATCAAGAATTGGAAATTGCAAATGAGGaggatgaaaaagaaatggaacagCCCAAGAGGAGATTGTTGGACTTTTCACCTCTCAAAGAAAGAATGTTCGTTGTGTTAACTTTTTGCCACATGTTGAACAATTTGGGACATGGTACACCAAGATTCCATTTG GTAAAGTTCTCCGAAGATCTTAATGTATCTGCTGATGCGGCCATGAGACTGTTCATTTACATCGGCATCACCACATTCGTTGGCCGATTGCTGAGTGGGTTTCTGTGCAATATACCCTGTGTTAATCCAGTGTATGTGTTCATGTTCGGCCTCATCATAGAAGGCTCCTCGCAGATCTATCTCTCTCAAGCCAAAGCATACACAGACCTCAtcgctttttctttattgtacgGAATGGCTGATGGTGTTGTGTTTGGTACTTTTTACATTTGCATACTTAACTCTGTGGAGGCCAGCAGAAAGGCAGCGGCATTTGGTTTGAGTGCACTTTGTTATGCGCCCATTATAGCAACTGGCCCGGCATTAGCAG GTTTCATGACTGACCATCTCCATTCTTACATACCTTCGTTTATTCTGGGAGCTGTTGTTGCTTATACCGCCGCAGCATTGCTTCTTATCCTTCTCTGCAACAAAAAACAGACACAACGCTTCGAAGCTGTGGAAGAAAACGATGATCATGAAAGTGTGGATCGCAAGGACGAGATACTGGAGGAGACGATCTTGTAG
- the LOC136896929 gene encoding monocarboxylate transporter 3-like isoform X3 yields the protein MLGPLSSVVINRLGVRLAAFLGGLICVASLLLSSLPSHLPLLFLTYSFPFGFGSSCLFVSCYVIISQYFEKKRALATGIVASGTGVGVFAVAPICQSLLDAFDWRNTYRITAGYFSVVCILCLTFVPPMRKKADSSTDVADNEVELPDEMPSADKPKKLLNFSIFKNKVYTVVTLSLTIAFLGHHTPRLHLVKFSEELSVSADAAAQLFIYIGITTFIGRMLSGILNNISCVNPIFVYMFGLILDGSCVIILSLAKNYIYLVAFSILYGIADGLVIGSFNFIILNCVEPSKRASAFGVGGLFYGSTLAGGSPLAGFMTDRLHTYKPSFFLSAAVEFVGAVILLCVICDHRQGFHRQPVHQKVTLGDDDCKLDDTKV from the exons CTGTTGCTATCGTCACTTCCTTCACACCTTCCACTATTGTTTCTGACATACAGCTTTCCCTTTGGATTTGGCAGCAGCTGCCTGTTTGTCTCATGTTATGTTATAATCTCACAGTATTTTGAGAAGAAACGAGCACTAGCTACTGGCATTGTCGCATCAGGAACTGGAGTTGGGGTTTTTGCTGTGGCACCAATTTGTCAATCCTTGTTGGATGCCTTTGACTGGAGAAACACATACCGTATAACTGCTGGTTATTTTTCAGTGGTGTGTATTTTGTGCTTGACTTTTGTTCCTCCTATGAGAAAGAAGGCAGACAGCAGTACTGATGTCGCTGATAATGAAGTGGAACTGCCAGATGAAATGCCCTCAgcagacaaaccaaaaaaattactCAACTTTTCCATATTTAAAAATAAGGTTTACACTGTGGTAACCCTGTCTCTCACCATAGCATTTTTGGGACACCATACTCCAAGACTGCATCTG GTCAAATTTTCAGAGGAGCTCAGTGTTTCTGCTGACGCAGCAGCACAGCTATTTATTTACATTGGTATCACAACCTTTATTGGTCGAATGCTCAGTGGAATTTTGAATAACATCAGTTGTGTAAATCCCATATTTGTCTACATGTTTGGCCTCATTTTAGATGGCTCCTGTGTCATCATACTTTCTCTTGCCAAAAACTATATTTATCTTGTTGCATTCTCCATTTTATATGGCATTGCTGATGGCCTTGTGATTGGCTCTTTCAACTTCATTATACTAAATTGTGTGGAACCAAGCAAAAGGGCATCAGCATTTGGCGTAGGTGGCCTATTCTATGGATCTACTCTTGCAGGAGGCTCTCCCCTGGCAG GATTTATGACAGATCGTCTTCACACTTACAAGCCATCTTTTTTTCTGTCTGCAGCTGTTGAATTTGTTGGAGCAGTGATACTGTTGTGTGTAATTTGTGACCACAGACAGGGCTTTCACAGGCAACCAGTGCATCAAAAGGTTACATTAGGGGATGATGATTGCAAGTTGGATGACACAAAAGTGTAA